TAATGTTGTAATCCTCATTGTTATTATTTAAAATATTCATTTTTATTTTAATGTTATTATTGATATACTTTTCAAAATCTGCATCAAAAGGAGATATAAATATTGTCTTTTTTTCTTTTGTTTTATATGTTACCAAAGGAGTCATCATCTCTATTATATGAGTTGTGTTAAATTGTTCTCTTACTTCAAATTCCATATCACTAAGAAATAAATTATTATTATCCAATAATATATTTTTATGATTTTTCAATATACCTTTTGCAACTGATTCTATAAAGTATTTTACAGGTGAGGATATTATTAACTTTATTGTTTTGGTAAATTTAATATTGTTATTAATTTTATCAATTTGGTATTGTCCCATTATTTTAGAAAATGTAAATAGCTTAAGACTTTTATTATTATAATTAAATCCATTTGTTTTCAATTGGTAGTAAAAT
This sequence is a window from Caldicellulosiruptoraceae bacterium PP1. Protein-coding genes within it:
- the cas6 gene encoding CRISPR-associated endoribonuclease Cas6; translation: MRLHLVLKSKDDIVLPIHYNKCLQDMIYYYIDDKKFYYQLKTNGFNYNNKSLKLFTFSKIMGQYQIDKINNNIKFTKTIKLIISSPVKYFIESVAKGILKNHKNILLDNNNLFLSDMEFEVREQFNTTHIIEMMTPLVTYKTKEKKTIFISPFDADFEKYINNNIKIKMNILNNNNEDYNIKITPQFLQSEKFMKIQMFGDIIIKGWIGRYEISSTPDTIQIAYYSGLGSKNSMGFGMFRIIDTKE